From one Pieris brassicae chromosome 5, ilPieBrab1.1, whole genome shotgun sequence genomic stretch:
- the LOC123709479 gene encoding uncharacterized protein LOC123709479 produces the protein MPLNAIGWTSEENIALIELVKPHSFLYNLLDPSRKNILARVSTWQEIAEALLKPVEECKKRWRGLRDSYMRCKRLGTMHKTKTNINEKLQFLDSLPIDGTTSDSEGRFEEVNIDDINDASEICTEQQVITDNQEYYEITLVDGPKQEDSKNLIKILPKTEMKFQQILNSGEPPRKIGRKNSGRKKSMPMPRNLTPVKILPKPLITSQPKLVRYIEEPKTPEQRSQVIDKLIEKIFKENTNEIDVFFKSMAASVKKLQPNLIPKVKMEVCNVIAKYEMQSFEKNVQNN, from the exons ATGCCATTAAATGCAATTGGATGGACATCCGAAGAAAATATTGCTCTCATTGAATTGGTGAAGCCTCATTCTTTTCTCTACAATCTTCTTGACCCGtcacgtaaaaatattttggctCGAGTATCAACTTGGCAAGAAATAGCTGAAGCATTATTAAAACCAG ttGAAGAGTGCAAAAAGCGGTGGCGTGGTCTTCGAGATAGCTATATGAGGTGTAAACGTTTAGGTACAATGCATAAAACGAAAacgaatataaatgaaaaactgCAATTTCTTGATTCATTGCCAATTGATGGGACTACTAGTGATTCTGAGGGAAGGTTTGAGGAAGTGAACATTGATGATATAAATGATGCATCAGAAATATGTACGGAACAGCAAGTTATTACCGACAATCAAGAATATTATGAG ATAACACTTGTGGATGGTCCCAAACAAGAAgattcaaaaaatttaattaaaattcttccaaaaactgaaatgaaatttcaacaaatattaaattcggGGGAGCCTCCTCGAAAAATAGGAAGAAAGAATTCTGgtagaaaaaaatctatgcCAATGCCTAGAAACTTAACACCTGTTAAAATTTTACCAAAACCACTAATAACAAGCCAGCCTAAATTAGTAAGATATATTGAAGAACCAAAAACACCAGAACAAAGATCTCAAGTTATAGATAAGCTTatagagaaaatatttaaagaaaatacaaatgaaattgATGTATTCTTTAAGAGTATGGCAGCTagtgttaaaaaattacaaccaAATTTAATACCTAAGGTTAAGATGGAAGTGTGCAATGTGATAGCTAAGTATGAAATGCaaagttttgaaaaaaatgtgcAGAACAATTGA